The following coding sequences are from one Treponema parvum window:
- a CDS encoding small ribosomal subunit Rsm22 family protein — translation MKRNKAQTPGGSEKWYDKFSKKKPSDRCKTLKEEKSGKIYKKTLKNKNTENAESVKNPISGSQRKIRVSVSARTKMFSDENIPEDAKKILTEFLSVIQNIRPLNSRQLAKIPMQIRELSHELTDERPDRRKSYMNETVKLSSYVRYFMWWNLIRLTKLFSGFSPENFCLEDGDVCLDAGSGPLTVVIALWLSKPELRKKKLTWYCLDISQAALTLGEEIFLSIAAKTLPETDSFPWKIIRLKGEMGLPVKQRVSFITCANMLNELLQYTALSARSKFDFFAKKFCEDLLSYADEKASILLIEPGVPQSARLISSMRKNFIDKGYEPVLPCPHTGECPMTGKGGQKWCNFAFTTEDSPLPLLKLSADAGLPKDRAVLSFVLVSNRLKKQEGSETDILRIVSDPIRLPSAKKGYYACSERGMLLAINEEGRDINSGDKISVEKLPQNGVYSRDKKTGAAEIFLKK, via the coding sequence ATGAAACGCAATAAAGCGCAGACGCCTGGCGGAAGTGAAAAATGGTACGATAAATTTTCAAAGAAAAAACCGTCGGATCGCTGTAAAACTTTAAAAGAAGAAAAATCCGGTAAAATTTATAAAAAAACTCTCAAAAATAAAAATACCGAAAACGCCGAAAGTGTGAAAAACCCGATTTCCGGCAGTCAAAGGAAAATAAGAGTTTCCGTGTCGGCAAGAACAAAAATGTTTTCCGACGAAAATATTCCTGAGGATGCGAAAAAAATACTTACGGAATTTTTATCCGTGATACAAAACATACGGCCTTTAAACAGCCGTCAGCTTGCGAAGATTCCCATGCAGATAAGAGAACTGTCTCATGAATTGACAGATGAAAGACCCGACAGGCGAAAAAGCTATATGAACGAAACGGTTAAACTTTCTTCATACGTGCGGTATTTTATGTGGTGGAACCTTATAAGGCTTACAAAACTGTTTTCAGGCTTTTCTCCCGAAAATTTTTGCCTTGAAGACGGAGACGTTTGTCTTGATGCGGGAAGCGGACCTTTGACGGTAGTGATCGCTTTGTGGCTTTCAAAACCGGAGCTCCGTAAAAAAAAATTGACATGGTATTGTCTTGATATTTCTCAAGCGGCTCTTACGCTTGGCGAAGAAATTTTTTTGTCGATTGCCGCGAAAACCTTACCCGAAACGGATTCTTTTCCGTGGAAAATCATCCGCTTAAAAGGCGAAATGGGATTGCCGGTAAAACAGAGGGTCTCGTTTATAACTTGCGCCAATATGCTCAACGAATTGCTTCAATATACGGCGCTGAGCGCAAGATCGAAATTTGACTTTTTTGCGAAAAAATTCTGTGAAGACTTGCTAAGCTACGCGGATGAAAAGGCAAGCATTCTCTTGATAGAACCCGGCGTTCCGCAGTCCGCCCGATTGATAAGTTCAATGAGAAAAAATTTTATTGATAAAGGGTATGAACCCGTTTTACCTTGTCCGCATACGGGCGAATGCCCTATGACGGGAAAAGGCGGCCAAAAATGGTGTAATTTCGCATTTACGACAGAGGATTCACCTTTGCCGCTTTTAAAACTCTCGGCTGACGCGGGCTTACCCAAGGACAGGGCTGTTTTAAGTTTTGTATTGGTTTCTAACCGTCTTAAAAAACAAGAAGGCTCCGAGACGGACATTTTAAGGATAGTATCGGATCCTATAAGGCTTCCTAGCGCAAAGAAAGGATATTACGCCTGTTCTGAAAGAGGAATGCTGCTTGCTATAAATGAAGAGGGGCGCGACATAAATTCCGGAGACAAAATATCAGTGGAAAAACTGCCGCAAAACGGCGTGTACAGCCGCGATAAAAAAACAGGAGCCGCCGAAATATTTTTAAAAAAGTAA
- a CDS encoding Txe/YoeB family addiction module toxin, whose amino-acid sequence MHKDFSDDAWSDYTYWIMQDKKTLKKINRLLTDIERNGNDGIGHPEPLKENLSGYWSRTIDEKNRPVYKIEDGLIKIIQCKNHYDDK is encoded by the coding sequence GTGCATAAGGATTTTTCAGATGATGCATGGTCGGATTATACATATTGGATAATGCAAGACAAAAAAACGCTGAAGAAAATTAATCGACTGCTTACTGATATTGAACGAAACGGCAATGACGGCATAGGACATCCTGAACCATTAAAAGAAAATTTAAGCGGATATTGGTCACGGACAATAGACGAGAAAAACAGACCTGTATATAAAATAGAGGATGGACTCATAAAAATTATTCAATGCAAAAATCATTATGATGATAAATAG
- the carB gene encoding carbamoyl-phosphate synthase large subunit yields the protein MPLNTSIKKIMVIGSGPIVIGQAAEFDYAGTQACKVLKEQGINVVLVNSNPATLMTDHSMADSIYIEPLIPETVKRIIEKEKPDSLLSTLGGQTGLTLSMELAKSGFLKEHNVRLLGANPETIDKAEDRQMFKDTMLSIGEPCIPSKVVTTLEGALDFADNEIGYPVIVRPAFTLGGTGGGIANDRKELEEIAHNGLHRSPIHQILVEKCISGWKEIEFEVIRDHSGNVITVCSMENFDPVGIHTGDSIVVAPAVTLADKEYQMLRSSALNIISALKIEGGCNCQFALKPDSFEYAVIEVNPRVSRSSALASKATGYPIAKVATLIAIGYNLDEIPNAVTQKTAACFEPVVDYIVVKFPKWPFDKFVYAKRTLGTQMKATGEVMSIGRSFEEALMKAVRGAEIGVFSLRLKAFSQETDEQIKKRVGEITDLRIFAVYEALRRKILSVRQISEITKIDAWFISKLENIAALEDELESVKNKNSTLSNELYLKAKKSGFPDKVIESLSKVKIPGGSGILQDSKAAEKLRKEGKLAHIPATYKMVDTCAGEFNAETPYFYAGYDEQNEAAEFLKNRKNTESKKGTIIVLGSGPIRIGQGIEFDYASVQCVWSLKKLGYEVAIINNNPETVSTDFDTADRLYFEPLTPEDVMNVIHTEKPFGVVVAFGGQTAIKLTKFLDRQGIKILGTSADSIDIAEDRERFEQLCEKLKINRPKGETVFTTEQALLSAERIGYPVLLRPSYVLGGQNMIIAFTPADIKEYMSIILAQEIENPVLIDKYMMGTELEVDAICDGKDILIPGIMEHIERTGIHSGDSIAVYPSWNLNDILREKIINQSRELALALKTRGLINIQYLVYNNSLYIIEVNPRSSRTVPYISKVTGVPMVELATQAMLGKSIKEMGYGKGLYKIPPYFAVKVPVFSFEKLMDVDTHLGPEMKSTGEVLGLASTMEEAIFKGLIAAGYKMKRGGGVLFTVRKTDQYEIPDLARKFYDMGFTLYATEGTAKVIRDFGMEVITVNKIHENSENNFLTLLDSEKIDYVVSTSAKGRNPAADSVKMRRHAIERDIPCLTSIDTANAIANCLMSHYSAENVELVNINDLRSSKQKIRFSKMHSTGNDFIVINAMAQVINNPAGLSVRLCNRRTGIGADSLVLIERSDKADAYMKFFNQDGSEGRLAGNAIRSVAKYLFDNNINGIAARHALVTDPTATITIETASGIKSLVLYKQNGKISSVTVDMGKPEFSPDSLPTTLKDAPFSPPSNETQNNPLLPKRAVVNESLFVGDEKYKVSCVSVGVPHCVVFCDFVDKVDIFKVGPLFENNKAFPQRVNTEFVRVAGPNELKMRTWERGNGETPACGTGACAAVVAAVLNGYCKLNENITVKVRGGELIVKYTGKTVFLTGATELVYEGNVEI from the coding sequence ATGCCGCTAAACACATCAATAAAAAAGATTATGGTCATAGGTTCCGGCCCCATCGTCATAGGACAGGCTGCGGAATTCGATTATGCAGGAACACAGGCTTGCAAGGTTTTAAAAGAACAGGGCATAAACGTAGTTTTGGTAAATTCAAATCCGGCAACCCTCATGACCGACCATTCCATGGCGGATTCAATTTACATAGAACCTCTGATACCTGAAACCGTCAAGCGCATAATTGAAAAAGAAAAGCCCGACAGCCTGCTTTCAACGCTCGGCGGACAGACAGGGCTCACTTTAAGCATGGAATTGGCAAAGTCCGGATTTTTAAAAGAACACAACGTACGACTGCTCGGAGCGAATCCCGAAACTATAGACAAGGCCGAAGACCGCCAGATGTTCAAAGACACCATGCTTTCCATCGGAGAGCCTTGCATCCCTTCCAAAGTGGTCACAACCCTCGAAGGAGCTTTGGATTTTGCCGATAACGAAATCGGATATCCGGTGATCGTAAGACCTGCGTTTACCTTAGGCGGAACGGGCGGAGGAATAGCAAACGACCGCAAAGAACTGGAAGAAATCGCACACAACGGTCTTCATCGCTCTCCCATACATCAAATTTTAGTTGAAAAATGCATCTCCGGCTGGAAAGAAATAGAATTTGAAGTCATACGGGATCATTCGGGCAATGTCATAACCGTCTGTTCCATGGAAAACTTCGATCCTGTAGGAATTCACACGGGAGATTCCATCGTAGTAGCGCCGGCCGTCACTCTGGCGGACAAAGAATATCAAATGTTGCGTTCTTCCGCGCTGAATATAATTTCAGCTCTCAAGATCGAAGGCGGTTGTAACTGTCAGTTCGCCCTAAAACCCGATTCTTTTGAATATGCAGTTATAGAAGTAAATCCCCGCGTTTCAAGGTCTTCGGCTCTTGCGTCAAAAGCGACTGGATATCCTATAGCAAAAGTCGCAACCCTCATCGCAATCGGGTACAATTTGGACGAAATTCCTAACGCCGTCACTCAAAAAACGGCGGCATGTTTCGAACCGGTAGTGGATTACATTGTCGTAAAATTCCCGAAATGGCCGTTCGATAAATTCGTCTATGCCAAAAGAACCTTAGGCACTCAGATGAAGGCGACCGGAGAAGTAATGTCGATCGGCCGCTCTTTCGAAGAAGCCTTGATGAAAGCCGTCCGCGGGGCGGAAATAGGCGTTTTTTCTTTGCGCCTAAAAGCTTTTTCCCAAGAAACCGACGAGCAAATAAAAAAAAGAGTCGGTGAAATAACGGATTTACGCATCTTTGCCGTTTACGAGGCCCTGAGACGCAAAATCTTATCTGTAAGACAGATAAGTGAAATTACAAAGATAGACGCATGGTTTATTTCCAAGTTGGAAAATATAGCAGCCCTTGAAGATGAACTTGAAAGCGTAAAAAACAAAAATTCGACGCTTTCAAACGAACTTTATTTAAAAGCAAAAAAATCAGGCTTTCCGGACAAGGTGATAGAATCTTTGTCGAAAGTGAAAATTCCAGGCGGCTCGGGAATTTTACAAGACTCCAAAGCGGCGGAAAAACTGCGGAAAGAAGGCAAGCTGGCGCACATTCCCGCAACATATAAAATGGTCGACACCTGCGCCGGAGAATTCAACGCGGAAACTCCGTATTTTTACGCAGGCTACGACGAGCAAAACGAAGCCGCCGAATTCCTTAAAAACAGGAAAAATACGGAAAGCAAAAAAGGTACTATTATTGTTTTAGGTTCCGGCCCTATAAGGATCGGTCAGGGAATAGAATTCGACTACGCCTCCGTTCAATGCGTTTGGTCGCTGAAAAAACTGGGCTATGAAGTAGCGATTATAAACAATAACCCCGAAACCGTTTCTACCGATTTCGACACTGCCGACAGGCTTTATTTCGAACCTCTTACGCCGGAAGACGTTATGAACGTGATACACACGGAAAAGCCCTTCGGGGTTGTCGTCGCCTTCGGCGGACAAACCGCAATAAAACTTACAAAATTTCTTGATAGGCAGGGAATTAAAATTCTGGGAACCAGCGCCGATTCGATAGACATTGCCGAAGACCGCGAACGTTTTGAACAGCTTTGTGAAAAACTAAAGATAAACAGACCCAAAGGAGAAACCGTTTTTACGACCGAACAGGCTCTTCTTTCGGCGGAACGGATAGGATATCCGGTTTTACTTCGCCCTTCATATGTTCTCGGCGGACAGAACATGATCATCGCCTTTACACCGGCGGACATAAAAGAGTACATGTCCATTATACTCGCTCAAGAAATTGAAAACCCTGTTTTAATAGACAAATACATGATGGGTACGGAACTTGAAGTCGACGCTATCTGTGACGGAAAAGACATTCTTATTCCGGGAATAATGGAACACATAGAAAGGACGGGCATTCATTCCGGAGATTCCATAGCCGTTTATCCTTCTTGGAACTTAAACGATATTCTCCGTGAAAAAATCATAAATCAATCCCGCGAACTCGCTCTCGCCCTTAAAACGCGGGGCCTTATCAATATTCAGTACCTGGTTTACAACAATTCTCTTTACATCATAGAAGTAAATCCCCGTTCAAGCCGTACTGTTCCCTACATCAGCAAAGTCACGGGCGTTCCCATGGTAGAACTTGCCACACAGGCCATGCTGGGTAAAAGCATAAAAGAAATGGGCTACGGCAAAGGACTTTATAAAATTCCTCCGTATTTCGCTGTAAAAGTTCCCGTATTCAGCTTTGAAAAACTCATGGATGTGGATACCCACTTGGGCCCGGAAATGAAATCTACGGGAGAAGTTTTAGGCTTGGCTTCCACTATGGAAGAAGCAATTTTTAAGGGACTCATCGCAGCCGGCTACAAAATGAAAAGAGGCGGCGGGGTTCTGTTTACTGTACGCAAAACCGATCAATACGAAATTCCCGATCTGGCGCGCAAATTTTACGACATGGGCTTTACCCTATATGCAACGGAAGGAACCGCAAAGGTTATACGCGATTTCGGAATGGAAGTGATAACCGTAAACAAGATTCATGAAAATTCCGAAAATAATTTTCTTACACTTTTGGATTCGGAAAAGATCGACTACGTCGTTTCCACAAGCGCAAAGGGACGAAATCCGGCCGCCGACAGCGTAAAAATGCGAAGGCACGCCATAGAGCGCGATATTCCGTGTCTGACATCCATAGACACCGCCAACGCCATTGCCAATTGCCTTATGAGCCATTATTCGGCCGAAAACGTAGAACTTGTAAACATAAACGACTTAAGATCTTCAAAACAAAAAATAAGATTCAGCAAGATGCACAGCACAGGTAACGATTTTATCGTCATCAACGCGATGGCTCAGGTAATCAACAATCCCGCCGGTCTGAGCGTAAGACTTTGCAACCGCCGCACGGGAATAGGAGCGGATTCTTTAGTCCTCATAGAAAGGAGCGATAAGGCCGACGCTTACATGAAATTTTTTAACCAGGACGGCTCCGAAGGAAGGCTTGCGGGAAACGCAATACGCAGCGTGGCAAAGTATCTTTTCGACAACAACATAAACGGTATTGCCGCGCGGCATGCGCTCGTTACGGATCCTACGGCGACGATAACCATAGAAACAGCGAGCGGAATAAAATCTTTGGTTTTATACAAACAAAACGGAAAAATATCGTCCGTAACCGTAGATATGGGAAAACCGGAATTTTCACCGGATTCTTTACCGACAACGCTGAAAGACGCGCCGTTTTCTCCTCCGTCAAACGAAACCCAGAATAATCCACTTTTGCCCAAGAGGGCCGTCGTCAACGAAAGCCTTTTTGTAGGCGATGAAAAGTATAAAGTTTCCTGTGTTTCCGTAGGAGTTCCTCACTGCGTGGTTTTTTGCGACTTCGTCGATAAGGTAGACATTTTTAAAGTCGGCCCCTTGTTTGAAAACAACAAAGCCTTCCCGCAGAGGGTAAACACCGAATTTGTGCGCGTCGCAGGCCCGAACGAATTAAAAATGCGTACATGGGAAAGAGGAAACGGCGAAACCCCAGCCTGCGGAACGGGAGCCTGCGCGGCGGTCGTAGCGGCCGTTCTTAACGGATACTGCAAATTAAACGAAAATATTACGGTAAAAGTTCGCGGCGGCGAATTGATAGTAAAATACACGGGAAAGACTGTCTTCCTTACGGGCGCGACGGAACTGGTATACGAAGGCAACGTAGAAATTTAA
- the der gene encoding ribosome biogenesis GTPase Der — translation MYKKTGKTGRNSFKSSKRKNEGIAENAILNPEFPAQKEKSGLNFDPEKTYHNLPLIVIAGRPNVGKSTLFNRFMKKRISITDPTPGVTRDPVDGTAFICGKPVHLTDTGGYKLDHAEGTKEALLDKLVVSKMLETLKKADRILLLLEAGQITGEDEEFIALLRQYWDKVIAAVNKTEGGRNEGSAWNYMKYGFKEIIFISAEHGDRIPELSEAIVKGLDFSKVTEGEERNPIRIAVLGKPNTGKSTLTNRLTHTEASIVSDYAGTTRDVVEGSFRYSGRDFQILDTAGIRRKARVTEDIEYYSVNRAIKTLDDCDIVFLVIDVRTGLAEQDKKICSLAYERGRAIIFVMNKWDAVDKKETKFKDIEKDIRIMFAHMNFAPILPLSAKEGDGIKLLMDTAIELYGQLSRKIDTSALNTALKDWLFKYPPPASKTLHFHIRYMTQKSVNPVGFIIFATRPEVVPQTYIAYLKNRIREDLGFSKIPVQLEMKASRVKWEKREKN, via the coding sequence ATGTATAAAAAAACCGGAAAAACCGGACGAAATTCTTTTAAATCCTCAAAAAGAAAAAATGAAGGCATTGCGGAAAATGCGATTTTAAATCCTGAATTTCCGGCGCAGAAAGAAAAAAGCGGTTTGAATTTCGATCCGGAAAAAACATATCACAATCTTCCTCTCATAGTAATAGCCGGACGGCCCAACGTGGGAAAATCCACCTTATTTAACAGGTTTATGAAAAAAAGAATTTCCATCACGGATCCTACGCCGGGAGTTACCAGAGATCCCGTTGACGGAACCGCCTTTATATGCGGAAAACCCGTTCATCTGACAGATACGGGCGGATACAAGCTTGATCATGCCGAAGGAACAAAGGAAGCTCTTTTAGATAAACTTGTCGTAAGCAAAATGCTTGAAACGCTTAAAAAAGCCGACCGCATTTTACTTTTGCTTGAAGCCGGGCAGATAACGGGCGAAGATGAGGAATTCATAGCCTTGCTGCGGCAATATTGGGACAAAGTCATAGCTGCGGTAAATAAGACAGAAGGCGGCAGAAACGAAGGTTCCGCATGGAATTATATGAAATACGGATTTAAAGAAATTATCTTTATATCCGCGGAACACGGGGACCGCATACCGGAACTTTCCGAAGCTATAGTCAAAGGTCTTGATTTTTCCAAGGTTACGGAAGGAGAAGAAAGAAACCCGATAAGGATTGCGGTTTTGGGAAAACCGAACACGGGGAAATCCACATTGACCAACCGGCTCACCCATACGGAAGCATCGATTGTAAGCGATTATGCGGGAACTACCCGCGATGTTGTTGAAGGTTCGTTCAGGTACAGCGGCCGTGATTTTCAAATTCTCGACACTGCGGGTATAAGGCGTAAAGCGCGAGTGACGGAGGACATAGAATATTATTCCGTGAACAGGGCTATAAAAACGCTTGATGATTGCGACATCGTTTTTTTAGTGATCGACGTTCGCACCGGCCTTGCGGAACAGGATAAAAAAATTTGCTCTTTAGCCTATGAGAGGGGACGCGCTATTATTTTTGTTATGAACAAATGGGACGCCGTAGACAAAAAAGAGACGAAATTCAAAGACATTGAAAAAGACATCAGAATAATGTTCGCTCATATGAATTTTGCGCCCATACTTCCTCTTTCCGCGAAGGAAGGAGACGGCATAAAACTTCTTATGGACACAGCCATTGAATTATACGGACAGCTTTCCAGAAAAATAGACACTTCCGCTTTGAATACGGCTCTTAAAGATTGGCTTTTCAAATATCCTCCGCCGGCTTCAAAAACCTTACATTTTCACATAAGGTACATGACGCAAAAAAGCGTAAATCCCGTAGGATTTATTATATTTGCAACTCGGCCGGAAGTTGTTCCTCAAACTTATATAGCTTATCTTAAAAACCGGATCAGGGAAGACTTGGGGTTCTCTAAAATTCCCGTTCAGCTGGAAATGAAGGCCAGCCGAGTCAAATGGGAAAAACGGGAAAAAAACTGA
- a CDS encoding integron integrase, translating into MFIEIKPYEQETLAVRFKAGREDFSKILQAIKKVPNRAWVPDRCIWTIPADRNSCDILLNSIYSEGFCRADSDFIEKICEGADSDPHDAIGLNTGMIEESNLPTASDIQDILRKLDAVITAKHYSKRTREAYSYWISRFIREHQNKNFKTFSAAEINSFVSRLAIKEKVAASSQNQALAALLFLYKNILGLTIQSPENIIRAKKSQKLPVVLSREETAKIFSLLPDNDYGLCIRLLYGTGMRLMEGLQLRVQDIDFDKNEITVHCGKGAKDRKTMLPVSLKFPLQKHLENVRRIHEVDCKDGFGLVSLPSALAKKYPNAGKTWAWQWVFPQVRRWQNNKTGEQGRYHIDPSVIQRTLHEAVLRSGIPKPIGCHTFRHSFATHLLESGYDIRTIQELLGHSDVSTTMVYTHVLNRGGLGVQSPIDRM; encoded by the coding sequence ATGTTTATTGAAATTAAGCCTTATGAACAAGAAACTTTAGCGGTACGTTTTAAAGCAGGCAGAGAAGATTTTTCTAAAATCTTGCAAGCGATAAAAAAAGTACCAAACAGAGCTTGGGTTCCGGATCGGTGCATTTGGACTATCCCCGCTGATCGTAATTCTTGTGATATTTTATTGAATAGTATTTATAGTGAGGGTTTTTGCCGTGCGGATTCCGATTTTATCGAGAAAATTTGTGAAGGCGCTGATAGCGATCCTCATGATGCTATAGGCTTGAATACAGGAATGATTGAGGAAAGTAATCTGCCTACTGCATCGGATATTCAGGATATTTTAAGAAAACTGGATGCAGTGATTACTGCAAAACACTACAGCAAACGTACACGGGAAGCATACAGCTATTGGATAAGTCGCTTTATACGAGAACATCAAAATAAAAATTTTAAAACATTTTCCGCTGCAGAGATAAATTCCTTTGTGAGCCGTCTTGCAATAAAAGAAAAGGTTGCCGCTTCAAGTCAAAATCAAGCCCTTGCCGCTCTTTTGTTTCTGTATAAAAACATATTAGGCTTAACTATACAAAGTCCCGAGAATATCATCCGTGCTAAAAAGTCTCAAAAGTTGCCCGTTGTATTGAGCCGTGAGGAAACGGCAAAGATATTTTCGCTTTTACCAGATAATGATTACGGTCTTTGTATCCGCTTGCTCTATGGAACGGGAATGAGGCTGATGGAAGGCTTGCAATTACGGGTACAAGATATTGATTTTGATAAAAATGAAATTACGGTACACTGCGGAAAGGGCGCAAAAGACCGTAAAACGATGCTGCCGGTATCTCTGAAATTTCCGCTGCAAAAACATTTGGAAAATGTTCGCCGCATCCATGAGGTAGACTGCAAAGACGGTTTCGGTTTAGTGTCGCTGCCGTCTGCCCTTGCGAAAAAATATCCCAATGCCGGTAAAACTTGGGCATGGCAGTGGGTGTTTCCCCAAGTACGCCGATGGCAAAATAATAAGACAGGCGAGCAGGGGCGGTACCATATTGATCCTTCGGTTATTCAGCGCACCCTGCATGAAGCTGTTTTACGGTCGGGTATTCCGAAACCGATCGGCTGCCACACGTTCCGCCACTCATTTGCAACACATCTACTGGAATCCGGTTACGATATCCGCACCATCCAAGAACTTCTCGGTCACAGCGATGTTTCAACCACTATGGTTTACACCCACGTCCTCAACCGCGGCGGTCTCGGCGTTCAAAGCCCTATCGACCGAATGTGA
- a CDS encoding MerR family transcriptional regulator, whose protein sequence is MAQYTIGDVEELTGLKAHVLRYWEEVIPGIRPKKDLGGRRVYTQREIDVIQRLKYLIYEKKFTIEGARDNIIADMNVESENAELMQNIREARKELTDIFLTVRKYRVDDRADGKDETQ, encoded by the coding sequence ATGGCACAGTATACGATCGGGGATGTTGAAGAGTTAACGGGATTAAAAGCTCATGTTCTTCGTTACTGGGAAGAAGTCATTCCGGGCATAAGACCCAAAAAAGATTTGGGCGGAAGACGCGTTTATACGCAGAGAGAAATAGACGTCATACAGCGCTTAAAATATCTGATATATGAAAAAAAATTTACGATAGAAGGCGCAAGAGATAATATTATCGCCGACATGAATGTGGAAAGTGAAAATGCGGAGCTTATGCAAAACATTCGCGAAGCGAGAAAAGAACTTACGGATATTTTTTTGACAGTAAGGAAATACCGTGTTGACGACAGGGCGGACGGTAAAGATGAAACGCAATAA
- a CDS encoding carbamoyl phosphate synthase small subunit, with product MSIRACIVLENGQVFEGKSFGASGCVTGEAVFTTGMTGYIETLSDPSYYGQIVMQTFPLIGNYGLIRQDFESSRPHLRGYVVRSYCDSPSNFRSQGSIDSFLKSNNIVGLYDIDTRALTKILREAGVMNAMLISGDSPEAKKEFDALDIPEEKKKLLEKIRAHKIEKAVESVSCDAVKIEDPADIVFAEAAKYRALPVTKDGLKINDASIAMKNGKNKKVVLWDFGAKANIRRELLKRGVSVISVPSKSTAKEIIDLKPDGLMLSNGPGDPKDNQEIIDQLKKLCEKRIPVFGICLGHQILALARGAKTSKLKYGHRGSNHPVKDLSTGRVYISSQNHGYAVENASLPKGALLSFANTNDGTCEGITYTDIPAFSVQFHPEAAGGPLDTNFLFDEFISLINNPDHFKNFKTPYALIDSISYFADAIKENARISEQSGSL from the coding sequence ATGAGTATTAGAGCCTGTATTGTACTTGAAAACGGACAAGTTTTTGAAGGAAAAAGTTTCGGCGCTTCCGGCTGCGTGACAGGCGAAGCGGTTTTTACAACGGGAATGACCGGATACATTGAAACGCTTTCCGATCCCAGCTACTACGGTCAAATCGTCATGCAGACTTTTCCTTTAATCGGAAATTACGGTTTGATTCGGCAGGATTTTGAAAGCTCGCGGCCTCACTTGAGAGGATACGTCGTTCGCTCGTATTGTGATTCTCCTTCCAATTTCCGAAGCCAGGGTTCTATAGATTCTTTTTTAAAATCAAATAACATTGTAGGCTTGTACGACATTGATACCCGCGCGCTCACAAAAATTTTAAGAGAAGCGGGCGTCATGAACGCCATGTTAATTTCAGGCGATTCTCCGGAGGCAAAAAAGGAATTCGACGCCCTCGATATTCCGGAAGAAAAGAAAAAACTGCTTGAAAAAATCCGCGCTCACAAAATTGAAAAAGCCGTCGAATCGGTAAGCTGCGACGCCGTTAAAATCGAAGATCCTGCGGACATTGTGTTCGCCGAAGCCGCAAAATATCGTGCGCTTCCCGTAACAAAAGACGGACTTAAAATAAACGACGCTTCAATAGCCATGAAAAACGGAAAAAATAAAAAAGTCGTTCTCTGGGATTTCGGCGCAAAAGCCAATATCCGACGGGAGCTTTTAAAACGCGGAGTTTCCGTTATTTCCGTTCCGTCAAAATCCACCGCAAAAGAAATTATCGATCTTAAGCCGGACGGATTGATGCTTTCAAACGGCCCCGGAGATCCTAAGGATAATCAAGAAATCATCGACCAGCTTAAAAAACTGTGTGAAAAACGTATTCCCGTTTTCGGTATCTGTTTGGGACACCAAATCCTTGCCCTTGCCCGCGGAGCTAAAACTTCAAAGTTAAAATACGGACACCGCGGATCAAATCATCCGGTAAAAGATCTTTCAACCGGCCGCGTTTATATTTCAAGCCAAAATCACGGCTATGCCGTAGAAAACGCTTCTTTGCCTAAAGGTGCCTTACTGAGTTTTGCAAATACAAACGACGGAACGTGCGAAGGGATTACCTATACCGATATTCCCGCTTTTTCCGTTCAATTTCATCCGGAAGCTGCCGGAGGTCCCTTGGATACGAATTTCTTATTTGACGAATTTATTTCTCTTATAAACAATCCCGATCATTTTAAGAATTTTAAAACGCCTTACGCCCTCATCGATTCAATTTCATATTTTGCCGACGCTATAAAAGAAAACGCTCGTATATCCGAACAATCCGGGAGTCTTTAA
- a CDS encoding type II toxin-antitoxin system RelB/DinJ family antitoxin: protein MKTAVVQTRVDAALKNDADAFFESIGMDTTTAIRIFLKQTLIQRKIPFEIIQDDSFYSEKNMKALEHSKKQMENGQHSIHELVEA from the coding sequence ATGAAAACAGCAGTAGTTCAAACAAGAGTTGATGCAGCTCTAAAAAATGATGCAGATGCATTTTTTGAGTCTATCGGAATGGATACGACTACGGCAATACGTATATTTTTGAAACAAACCTTAATTCAGCGTAAAATTCCGTTTGAAATTATTCAAGACGACTCTTTTTATTCTGAAAAAAATATGAAAGCATTGGAACATTCGAAAAAACAAATGGAAAACGGGCAGCATTCAATACATGAACTTGTTGAGGCATAA